In one window of Gudongella oleilytica DNA:
- a CDS encoding ABC transporter permease subunit, with the protein MSESRHKLMNKILDNKVVLLFVILCIGAIYASGNPLTFVSAELFTRIGRNGFMVLALLIPVLAGMGLNFGITIGAIAAQIAVFWVVYWGFKGIEGFLLGVLMATPIAILFGWMVGRLFNKMKGAEMIAGMVLGYFADGLYQLFFLYVIGGIIPVDSPRLIIPGGIGVKNTIDLADNIKYSLDTVSMLTIIEILFFITIAVLVIRMGYNLIRKTGVSIVKDIILLVLAGAVYAATFIPQMEAFLATDRLLLLHAVLIGIAAWTLIQLWRIVNNKLILKKEDFNIKQPIAAIIAMAIAFGLTYAKPVEEILMYVYIPVTTYLCIVALCVFNNMLLKTRLGQNMRTVGQSRVVANAAGINVDRTRIIAMILSTVLACWGQLIYLQNIGTFSTYGAHTQVAQFTIAALLVGGASVQKATNKQAIIGVILFHTLFIVAPQAGKQLFNNAQLGEYFRVFVAYGVIAVSLAMHAWKTTIKPAVKDGKPKVTTSKA; encoded by the coding sequence ATGAGTGAATCAAGACACAAGCTAATGAATAAGATTCTCGACAACAAGGTAGTTCTGCTTTTCGTGATCCTCTGTATAGGCGCTATTTACGCCTCTGGGAATCCGCTGACCTTCGTTTCAGCAGAGCTATTCACAAGGATCGGACGTAATGGCTTTATGGTACTGGCATTGCTTATCCCTGTACTTGCAGGTATGGGGTTAAACTTTGGTATCACAATAGGTGCGATAGCTGCTCAGATAGCGGTTTTCTGGGTAGTATACTGGGGCTTCAAGGGAATCGAAGGATTTTTACTTGGAGTACTTATGGCAACTCCTATTGCAATACTCTTTGGCTGGATGGTCGGAAGACTATTCAACAAGATGAAGGGTGCGGAGATGATCGCAGGTATGGTGCTCGGATACTTTGCAGACGGTCTATATCAGCTGTTTTTCCTCTATGTGATCGGCGGGATAATACCCGTAGACAGTCCAAGGCTTATTATCCCTGGAGGAATTGGGGTCAAGAACACTATCGACCTGGCTGACAACATAAAATATTCTCTTGATACAGTTTCCATGCTTACTATTATTGAGATTCTGTTCTTTATAACTATCGCAGTGCTGGTAATAAGAATGGGATATAACCTCATCAGGAAGACTGGAGTATCCATAGTAAAGGATATTATATTGCTAGTGCTTGCAGGAGCAGTTTACGCTGCTACCTTTATACCTCAAATGGAGGCATTCCTTGCAACTGACAGATTGCTTCTTCTCCACGCTGTTCTGATAGGCATAGCAGCCTGGACTCTGATCCAGCTTTGGAGAATAGTCAACAACAAGCTGATACTTAAAAAAGAGGATTTCAATATAAAGCAGCCTATTGCAGCCATAATAGCAATGGCGATCGCATTCGGGCTTACTTATGCGAAGCCTGTGGAAGAGATCCTGATGTATGTATATATCCCGGTTACCACTTATCTTTGCATTGTTGCACTTTGTGTATTCAACAACATGCTTCTTAAGACAAGGCTCGGCCAGAATATGAGGACTGTAGGTCAAAGCAGGGTTGTTGCCAACGCTGCCGGTATAAACGTAGACAGGACAAGAATAATTGCTATGATCCTTTCAACAGTTCTGGCTTGCTGGGGACAGCTTATATACCTTCAGAACATCGGTACCTTCTCCACATACGGAGCTCACACCCAGGTGGCCCAGTTCACCATAGCAGCACTTCTGGTAGGGGGAGCATCAGTACAGAAAGCAACAAACAAGCAGGCGATAATCGGAGTAATACTTTTCCATACACTGTTCATAGTAGCTCCTCAGGCTGGAAAGCAGTTATTCAACAATGCACAGCTTGGAGAATACTTCAGGGTTTTCGTCGCATACGGCGTAATAGCAGTATCACTTGCGATGCATGCATGGAAAACAACCATCAAACCAGCAGTCAAGGATGGAAAACCGAAGGTAACAACTTCAAAGGCATAA
- a CDS encoding ABC transporter permease subunit, whose protein sequence is MSERLKSIYDSIGLPRLIIVGFFLTLLAAAAPLGLNVSSLMGDAIRRWAMYGILVLAMVPAVQSGIGLNFGISLGIVAGLLGATLAIELGIGNPWLSILFAMLVGLAIGSVFGIGYGMLLNRVKGSEMTVSTYVGFSVIAFMNMIWLSLPYKSGELIWPLGGQGMRTTISLESSFGGVFNNFLAFTIGDPVTGLSIPTGLILFFLLTCFLVGVFMKSKLGMAMSAAGSNPAFTRSSGINVDKMRILGTAVSTALASIGIITYAQSYGFLQLYNAPLMMGFHSVAAVLIGGASINKAKISHVIIGAFLFQGILAVALPVANKVLPEGNLSDVIRIIISNGIILYALSKTKGGSK, encoded by the coding sequence ATGAGTGAAAGACTGAAGAGCATATATGATAGTATTGGTCTGCCCAGGCTTATAATAGTCGGATTCTTCCTGACTTTACTTGCAGCAGCAGCACCGCTTGGCCTCAATGTCTCCAGCCTTATGGGCGATGCAATCAGAAGGTGGGCCATGTATGGGATACTGGTTCTCGCAATGGTACCAGCAGTCCAGTCCGGGATCGGATTGAATTTTGGTATAAGTCTTGGTATAGTCGCTGGCCTTTTGGGAGCAACTCTTGCTATAGAACTGGGGATCGGAAATCCCTGGTTGAGCATACTCTTTGCAATGCTTGTTGGACTTGCAATCGGCAGTGTGTTTGGAATAGGCTATGGAATGCTCCTAAACAGGGTAAAGGGATCAGAGATGACAGTTTCAACATACGTAGGTTTTTCAGTCATAGCCTTCATGAATATGATATGGTTATCTCTCCCATACAAGAGCGGTGAGCTTATCTGGCCTCTGGGCGGACAGGGAATGAGAACTACAATAAGCCTTGAGTCAAGCTTTGGAGGGGTATTCAATAATTTCCTGGCCTTCACCATTGGAGATCCTGTTACGGGACTTTCCATACCTACAGGCCTCATACTTTTCTTCCTGTTAACATGTTTTCTTGTAGGCGTATTTATGAAGAGCAAGCTTGGGATGGCGATGAGCGCAGCAGGCTCTAACCCTGCATTTACAAGATCCTCAGGTATAAACGTCGATAAGATGAGGATACTTGGTACGGCAGTCTCCACAGCACTTGCATCCATTGGGATAATCACCTATGCACAAAGCTATGGTTTTCTCCAGCTTTACAATGCACCGTTAATGATGGGCTTCCATTCAGTAGCGGCAGTCCTCATCGGTGGTGCTTCCATAAACAAAGCTAAAATATCTCACGTTATAATTGGAGCGTTCCTATTCCAGGGGATCCTTGCAGTAGCTTTGCCTGTAGCCAATAAGGTTCTGCCTGAAGGCAACCTGTCAGACGTTATAAGGATCATAATCTCCAATGGTATCATCCTTTACGCCCTTTCAAAGACGAAGGGAGGAAGCAAATGA
- a CDS encoding ABC transporter permease, with protein sequence MKSFYLKRIISMLITIILITTLTFTMMHSIPGGPFTRERPVPDEILRALNAKYNLDDPLPVQYLNYMKGLITFDLGPSYSKIGTTVNDLIESGFPASAKIGLMATVIIVAIGIPLGVISALKQNKPIDYAVMFLATLGITVPSFVVATVIIYFFAGKLGWIPSFGLSDPKGYIGPVIALAGYSLSFVTRLTRSSMLEVLRQDYIRTARANGIKEFSVIMRHAMKNALIPVVTYVGPMIAAILTGSFVIEKIFAIPGIGRHFVESVNNRDYTTIMGITVFYAVFYLIMVFLVDVAYTLIDPRIKFREEK encoded by the coding sequence TTGAAATCTTTTTATCTTAAGCGAATCATATCGATGCTTATCACGATCATCTTGATTACGACGCTTACATTCACCATGATGCACTCGATCCCGGGAGGTCCATTTACCAGAGAAAGACCTGTTCCTGACGAGATTCTGCGTGCTCTGAATGCTAAGTATAACCTGGATGATCCACTTCCGGTTCAATATCTGAACTACATGAAGGGCCTTATTACCTTTGACCTTGGGCCTTCCTACTCCAAAATTGGAACAACTGTAAACGACCTGATTGAGTCGGGCTTCCCTGCGTCAGCAAAAATAGGACTTATGGCTACGGTCATAATCGTAGCAATAGGAATACCGCTGGGGGTAATTTCAGCACTCAAGCAGAACAAGCCCATCGACTATGCTGTTATGTTTTTGGCGACCCTTGGCATAACCGTACCAAGCTTTGTTGTAGCTACAGTTATAATATATTTCTTTGCCGGCAAGCTGGGATGGATACCAAGCTTTGGACTTAGTGATCCAAAGGGCTATATTGGTCCTGTAATAGCTCTGGCAGGCTATTCCTTGTCATTTGTAACCAGACTTACAAGATCCAGCATGCTGGAGGTTTTAAGACAGGATTATATAAGGACAGCAAGAGCTAACGGTATAAAGGAATTCTCGGTAATAATGAGACATGCCATGAAAAATGCATTGATCCCTGTAGTTACCTACGTTGGCCCTATGATAGCAGCAATACTTACCGGTTCATTCGTAATTGAGAAAATTTTTGCCATCCCTGGCATAGGCCGACATTTCGTTGAAAGCGTAAACAACAGAGACTATACTACGATAATGGGGATAACAGTATTCTACGCCGTGTTCTACCTGATAATGGTATTTCTGGTGGACGTGGCTTATACGCTTATCGATCCCCGTATTAAGTTCAGGGAGGAAAAATAG